A portion of the Zootoca vivipara chromosome 6, rZooViv1.1, whole genome shotgun sequence genome contains these proteins:
- the PAK4 gene encoding serine/threonine-protein kinase PAK 4 isoform X2, with protein sequence MFSKKKKRIEISAPSNFEHRVHTGYDQQEQKFIGLPRQWQGIIEESAKRPKPLVDPVCITAVQSGSQKTIVRGNKAAKDGSLAWLLDEFENMSVSRSNSLRRDSPPFPPRHDQLYQENGLSEALARPSRHHHHHHYHAATTEEDSGGSRGKELKERNRHGSRNELDQSRERSREDRTAAQHPRGQEPTGKPHHRPPPPDYHKPFSDHRHRPHERDGRREMGAEKEPLERVVRRERADIPDKRPKSTYTGETSPQSPREKRPLSGPNIRTPNIPISEGVMKTAQQTGRPFNTYPRADTDPVRGAQAEHRPGKPQETASNGPISGNSSSSRPPPSGPTRSRNPEPPHPGLSQHASDPHLTHIPPSAHQPPYSQQPPPQHPPPQPPGPPPPAPQQPRSPQREPQRVSHEQFRAALQMVVDPGDPRTYLDNFIKIGEGSTGIVCIATIKSSGKLVAVKKMDLRKQQRRELLFNEVVIMRDYQHENVVEMYNSYLVGDELWVVMEFLEGGALTDIVTHTRMNEEQIAAVCLSVLKALSVLHAQGVIHRDIKSDSILLTHDGRVKLSDFGFCAQVNKEVPRRKSLVGTPYWMAPELISRLPYGPEVDIWSLGVMVIEMVDGEPPYFNEPPLKAMKMIRDNLPPKLKNVHKVSPSLKGFLDRLLVRDPAQRATANELLKHPFLGKAGPPSCIVPLMRQNRMR encoded by the exons ACCATCGTGCGGGGGAACAAGGCGGCCAAGGACGGCTCCCTGGCCTGGCTGCTGGATGAGTTTGAGAACATGTCCGTGTCGCGCTCGAACTCCCTGCGCAGGGACAGCCCCCCCTTCCCACCTCGGCACGACCAGCTCTACCAGGAGAACGGCCTGAGCGAGGCCCTGGCCAGGCCctcccgccaccaccaccaccaccactaccatgCTGCCACCACCGAGGAAGACTCTGGGGGCAGCAggggcaaagagctgaaggagcGGAACCGCCACGGCTCCCGAAACGAGCTGGACCAGAGCAGGGAGAGGAGCCGGGAAGACAGGACAGCCGCTCAGCACCCCCGGGGGCAGGAGCCCACGGGCAAACCTCACCATCGACCGCCCCCTCCAGACTACCACAAGCCCTTCTCGGACCACAGGCACAGGCCACACGAGCGAGACGGGAGGAGAGAGATGGGCGCCGAGAAGGAGCCATTGGAGCGCGTGGTCAGAAGGGAGCGTGCGGACATCCCCGACAAAAGACCCAAATCCACCTACACCGGGGAGACCAGCCCGCAGTCCCCCCGGGAAAAGCGGCCCCTTTCTGGACCCAATATCCGGACCCCAAATATCCCCATCTCTGAGGGGGTCATGAAAACGGCACAGCAGACCGGGCGGCCTTTTAACACGTACCCGCGAGCAGACACAGATCCCGTCCGGGGTGCTCAG GCAGAGCACAGGCCCGGGAAACCCCAAGAAACAGCTTCCAACGGCCCCATAAGTGGAAACAGCAGCTCCTCCAGGCCCCCACCATCGGGCCCAACGAGATCCCGGAACCCAGAGCCGCCCCACCCAGGACTCTCCCAGCACGCCTCGGACCCCCACTTGACACACATCCCACCGTCTGCCCACCAGCCGCCGTACTctcagcagccccctccccagcaTCCGCCCCCACAGCCCccaggcccccctcccccagccccacaGCAGCCCCGCTCCCCACAGCGCGAGCCCCAGCGGGTCTCCCACGAACAGTTCCGGGCTGCCTTGCAGATGGTGGTGGACCCGGGCGACCCCAGGACCTACCTGGACAACTTCATCAAGATTGGTGAGGGGTCCACTGGCATTGTCTGCATCGCTACCATCAAGAGCTCCGGGAAGCTGGTGGCCGTCAAGAAGATGGACCTGCGCAAACAACAGCGGCGAGAGCTGCTCTTCAACGAG gTTGTGATCATGAGAGACTATCAGCACGAGAATGTGGTGGAGATGTACAACAGCTACCTGGTGGGCGATGAGCTATGGGTCGTCATGGAGTTCCTGGAAGGAGGCGCTTTGACAGACATTGTCACACACACGAG GATGAACGAGGAGCAGATTGCggccgtctgtctgtctgtcctcaAGGCGCTCTCCGTCCTCCATGCCCAGGGTGTCATCCACCGAGATATCAAGAGTGACTCCATTCTGCTCACACACGACGGCCGG GTCAAACTCTCCGACTTCGGGTTCTGTGCGCAAGTGAACAAGGAGGTGCCGCGGCGCAAGTCCCTGGTTGGGACCCCTTACTGGATGGCGCCAGAGCTCATCTCCCGGTTGCCCTATGGACCGGAG GTGGACATCTGGTCCCTAGGCGTGATGGTGATAGAAATGGTGGATGGGGAGCCCCCTTATTTCAATGAGCCCCCTTTGAAGGCCATGAAGATGATCCGGGACAACCTGCCCCCCAAACTCAAAAACGTGCACAAG GTCTCTCCCTCCCTGAAGGGCTTCCTTGACCGCCTGCTGGTCAGGGACCCAGCCCAGCGAGCCACCGCCAATGAACTCTTGAAGCACCCCTTCCTGGGGAAAGCTGGCCCCCCTTCCTGCATCGTGCCCCTGATGAGGCAGAACCGGATGAGATGA